From Bradyrhizobium sp. 4:
AGCTCACCGAGCACATCGGAATCATCGACCTGATGAATCTCGCGGACGCGCTGTTGCTGCCGCAGGACGATCTCGCGCTCGCGGTGGCGCTGAAGAGCCCGCTGTTCGGGCTCGGTGACGACGATCTGTTCCAGCTGGCCTGGGATCGCAAGGGATCGCTGCGCCGCGCGCTTGGCGAGCATGCCGCGACAAGCGAAAAATTTACCGCGGCGTTGCGACGCCTCGAAGCCTGCGAAACCCGAGCCCGCGAGGAGACGCCGTTCGCCTTTTACGCCTGGCTGCTCGGGGGCGACGGCGGACGCGCGCGCATGCTGCGCCGGCTCGGCCATGAGGCCAATGACGCGCTCGACGAATTCCTGGAACTGGCGCTGAATTACGAGCGCAAGGCGCCGGCCTCGCTGCAGGGTTTCATGGCCTGGCTGCGCTCGGCCGATACCGAGGTGAAGCGCGACATGGAGATCTCGCGCGACGAGGTGCGGGTGATGACCGTGCACGGCGCCAAGGGCCTGGAGGCCTCGGTCGTGTTCATGGTCGACACCACATCGTCGCCTGCGGATTCGCAGCGGCTGCGGCTGATCCAGGTCCCGCGCGGCAATGGCGGCGAGGTGGTGGTCTGGGCCGGACGCAAGGCGGACGATCCCAAGCCCGTCGCCGACGCCCGCAAGGCGATGCTCGAGGAGACCGAGGACGAATATCGCCGCCTGCTCTACGTTGCGATGACGCGCGCCGCCGACCGGCTCATCGTCGGCGGCTGCATGCCCGGCAACATGAAGACGGTCCGCAAGCTGAGCTGGTACGATCTGGTCGACACCGGGCTCGCCGGCTCGGGCCTGGCGAAAGAGACGATCGAGACGCCGCTGGGAAAGGTGACGCGCTTCTCCCGACCGGAGGATGTCGTGGCGCTGGGCATGCCCGCGGTCTCGTTGGACCAGGCGACCGCGCTCCCGGGCTGGCTGCGGACACGGGCACCACGCGAGACCATCGACGACGATCCGGTGCGCCCCTCCGGCCAGCCGTCCGGGGACGGCCGCGCGGTGCTGTCGGGCGAATCACTGCAGTCCCGCGCGCTCGCGCTGCAACGCGGCACGCTGGTGCATCGGCTGCTGCAATCGCTCCCCCACATCGCCACTGAGCGCCGGCGCGAGGCCGCGCTCGGCTTCCTGGCGCGCAATGCCGCAGACTGGGCGGAGGCCGACCGGACCGCGCTGGCCGACAAGGTGCTCGCCTTGATCGCCGAGCCGCGGTTTGCGCCGGTGTTTGCCGCCGGCAGCCGGGCGGAGGTCGCGATCGTCGGCAGACTGGAGCGGCAGGGCCGCTCCCCAGCGCTGGTGTCCGGCCAGATCGACCGGCTGGTCGTTCGGCCGGATGAGGTCCTGATCGTCGATTTCAAGACCAATCAGGCGGCTCCCAAGAGCGCCGCCGCGGCGCCCGCCGCCTATGTCCGGCAGCTTGCGCTGTACCGGGCGGTGCTTTCGAAGCTTTATCCCCAAAAGCCGGTCCGCGCCGTCCTGCTCTGGACCGAGTCCCTTGAATATATGGAGATTTCGGCTCCCGCGCTGGACGCGGCGCTGGCATCTCTTCATCTCGGTGTGAGCGTCCTTGACCCGGCAAGGAGCCATTCATAGGTTGACGCCATGATCTCGGGCGCGATTCCCGTCGCGCCCTTCTCTCAGGTACGAGGTACTCCCATGGCCGTTGGTAAGGTTTCTGACACCGATTTCGAAGCCGAAGTGCTCAAGGCAAACGGCCCCGTTGTCGTCGATTTCTGGGCCGAATGGTGCGGCCCCTGCCGCATGATCGCACCCGCGCTCGACGAGATCGCCGGCGCGATGGGCGACAAGGTCAAGATCGTGAAGCTCAACGTCGACGAGAGCCCGAAGACGGCGTCGAAATACGGCGTGATGTCGATTCCGACCCTGATGATCTTCAAGGGCGGCGAGATGGCCTCCCGCCAGGTCGGCGCGGCGCCGAAGGCAAAGCTGCAGCAGTGGATCACCTCCGCGGTCTGATCCGCGCCTGCACGAAATTATTTTTGGAAACGGCCGGCGAAAGCCGGCCGTTTTGCGTTGATGGGACAGTTCCAGCGTAAGACGAGTCCTGCCTGTGCCTTCCCCTGCAAGACGCGCGCGAAAATCGACATCTCTCGTGGCGATGGAGGCGCGCTCGGTCGATGCGATCCCGCGCGGCAAGGAGTGGCAATACGAGCCGAAATGGGATGGCTTCCGCTGCCTGCTGTCGCGCAACGGCGGCAGCATTGACCTGCGCTCGAAATCCGGCGAAGACCTCGCGCGCTATTTCCCCGAGATCGTCGCCGCAGCGCTGAAGCTGAAGGCGGATCGCTTCACGCTCGACGGCGAGATCGTCGTGCCGCATGGCAAGGGGTTTTCCTTCGACGCGCTGCTGCAACGCATTCACCCTGCGGCGAGCCGTGTGAAGAAGCTCTCGGAGGAAACGCCAGCGCTGTATCTCGGCTTCGATCTGCTTGCGACGACCAGGGAGAAACAGCTTGCCGAGCAGCCGCTGAGCGAACGACGGCCGGCGCTGGAAGCGTTTGCCAAAGCCAATCTGAAAGGCAGCATCTTCCGCCTCTCACCGGCGACGACGAGCTACGCCATTGCGAAAAAGTGGCTGGCGCAATCCGGTGGCGGCTCGGACGGCGTCATCGCCAAGCGCGTCGACCTGCCCTACCAGGCGGGAAATCGCGACGGCATGCAGAAGATCAAGAAATTCCGCAGCGCCGATTGCGTGGTCGGCGGCTTCCGCTATGCCACCAACAAGATCGCCGGCCGCAAGGTGGTCGGGTCGCTGCTGCTCGGACTCTATGACGACGGAGGTCTCCTGCACCATGTCGGTTTCACCTCGGCAATCAAGGCGACGGAAAAGCCTGACCTGACCGATCGGTTAGAGGCGCTGATCGGCGAGCCGGGCTTCACCGGCAACGCGCCGGGCGGGCCGAGCCGCTGGTCCACCGAGCGGTCTGCGAAGTGGTGTCCGCTCAAGCCGAAGCTCGTGATCGAGGTCTGCTATGATCATTTCAGCGGCGA
This genomic window contains:
- the trxA gene encoding thioredoxin, coding for MAVGKVSDTDFEAEVLKANGPVVVDFWAEWCGPCRMIAPALDEIAGAMGDKVKIVKLNVDESPKTASKYGVMSIPTLMIFKGGEMASRQVGAAPKAKLQQWITSAV
- a CDS encoding ATP-dependent DNA ligase codes for the protein MEARSVDAIPRGKEWQYEPKWDGFRCLLSRNGGSIDLRSKSGEDLARYFPEIVAAALKLKADRFTLDGEIVVPHGKGFSFDALLQRIHPAASRVKKLSEETPALYLGFDLLATTREKQLAEQPLSERRPALEAFAKANLKGSIFRLSPATTSYAIAKKWLAQSGGGSDGVIAKRVDLPYQAGNRDGMQKIKKFRSADCVVGGFRYATNKIAGRKVVGSLLLGLYDDGGLLHHVGFTSAIKATEKPDLTDRLEALIGEPGFTGNAPGGPSRWSTERSAKWCPLKPKLVIEVCYDHFSGDRFRHGTSILRWRPDKAPRQCSFEQLKQKVVDPIKLLKQL